A genomic segment from Brevundimonas mediterranea encodes:
- a CDS encoding PA0069 family radical SAM protein: MKSAKGRGARSNATGRYEPEQHESFDDGWTNDDAEAAPLRTTLTPEHARTIIARNDSPDIGFDRSINPYKGCEHGCIYCYARPSHAWMGLSPGLDFESRIFFKPEGARLLEQAFLAPRYRCKRIHIGGNTDPYQPVERELKSTRSILEVMRRFNHPFSIITKSVLIARDADILGPMGQAGLASAFVSITTLDRGLARAMEPRASTPAKRLEAISRLADAGCPVGVGFAPVIPGLNDHELESVLEAAAKAGATRAMYVTLRLPLEIKDLFREWLADARPDRAARVMSLIRQTRGGKDYDADWSQRMKGTGPVAELIGARFKAAVKRYGLDTPLRLLDETQFRVPADARPQLELFG, translated from the coding sequence ATGAAATCCGCCAAGGGAAGAGGCGCGCGTTCGAATGCCACAGGCCGTTACGAGCCCGAGCAGCATGAGTCGTTCGACGACGGCTGGACGAACGACGACGCAGAGGCCGCGCCGCTGCGCACCACCCTCACGCCCGAACACGCCCGCACCATCATCGCCCGGAACGACAGTCCCGACATCGGCTTCGACCGCTCCATCAACCCGTACAAAGGTTGCGAACATGGCTGTATCTACTGCTACGCCCGTCCGTCCCATGCCTGGATGGGCCTATCCCCGGGCCTGGATTTCGAGAGCCGGATCTTCTTCAAGCCCGAGGGCGCACGTCTGCTGGAACAGGCCTTCCTCGCCCCCCGATACCGGTGCAAGCGCATCCACATAGGCGGCAATACCGACCCCTATCAGCCGGTCGAACGCGAACTGAAATCGACCCGCTCGATCCTCGAGGTCATGCGCCGGTTCAACCACCCCTTCAGCATCATCACCAAGTCGGTGCTGATCGCGCGCGACGCCGACATACTGGGGCCGATGGGCCAGGCCGGCCTGGCCTCGGCCTTCGTCTCCATCACCACCCTGGACCGGGGCCTGGCCCGCGCCATGGAGCCCCGCGCCTCGACGCCGGCCAAACGGCTGGAGGCGATCAGCCGCCTCGCCGATGCGGGCTGTCCGGTCGGCGTCGGATTCGCGCCGGTCATTCCCGGCCTGAACGACCACGAACTGGAATCCGTGCTTGAGGCGGCGGCCAAGGCCGGGGCCACGCGGGCCATGTATGTCACCCTGCGCCTGCCGCTGGAGATCAAGGATCTGTTTCGCGAATGGCTGGCCGACGCCCGCCCCGATCGCGCCGCCCGCGTCATGTCGCTGATTCGCCAGACCCGCGGGGGCAAGGACTATGACGCCGACTGGTCCCAGCGGATGAAGGGAACCGGCCCCGTCGCCGAACTGATCGGCGCCCGCTTCAAGGCCGCCGTCAAACGCTACGGCCTGGATACGCCGCTGCGACTGCTGGACGAAACCCAGTTCCGCGTCCCCGCCGACGCCCGGCCACAGTTGGAGCTGTTCGGTTAA
- a CDS encoding TlyA family RNA methyltransferase has product MRLDQLLVTRGLAESRARAKAAIEAGGVTVDGTPAKSGSQTVGANAEIGYVDAHRWVGRGALKLDHALTVWPVAIDGRVVLDVGASTGGFTEVCLDRGAARVFAVDVGFGQMHERVAADPRVVGLERTDARDLTPDLIPEPPSLIVCDASFISLIKVLPVALDLAADEADLITLVKPQFEADGPGGVGKKGVVKDPVAHASAVARVADWLEALGWAVQATTESPITGGDGNIEFLLWARRV; this is encoded by the coding sequence ATGAGGCTGGACCAGCTTCTGGTCACGCGCGGCCTGGCGGAAAGCCGGGCCAGGGCGAAGGCGGCCATCGAGGCCGGCGGCGTCACCGTGGACGGCACGCCGGCCAAGTCCGGCTCCCAGACCGTTGGTGCGAACGCCGAGATCGGCTATGTCGACGCCCATCGCTGGGTCGGGCGCGGGGCGCTGAAGCTGGATCACGCCCTGACCGTCTGGCCGGTGGCGATCGACGGGCGGGTGGTGCTGGATGTCGGCGCGTCGACCGGCGGCTTCACCGAGGTCTGTCTGGATCGCGGGGCGGCCAGGGTGTTCGCGGTCGATGTCGGCTTCGGCCAGATGCACGAGCGGGTGGCGGCCGATCCGCGGGTGGTCGGTCTGGAGCGGACCGATGCGCGCGACCTGACGCCGGACCTGATCCCGGAGCCGCCCTCGCTGATCGTGTGCGACGCCAGCTTCATCAGCCTGATCAAGGTCCTGCCGGTTGCGCTTGATCTGGCGGCCGATGAGGCGGACCTGATCACCCTGGTCAAGCCGCAGTTCGAGGCTGACGGGCCCGGCGGGGTCGGCAAGAAGGGGGTGGTCAAGGATCCCGTGGCCCATGCCTCCGCCGTGGCGCGTGTCGCCGACTGGCTGGAAGCCTTGGGTTGGGCGGTGCAGGCGACGACCGAGAGCCCCATCACCGGCGGAGACGGCAATATCGAGTTCCTGCTGTGGGCCAGGCGGGTCTGA
- the fabD gene encoding ACP S-malonyltransferase yields MTLALLFPGQGSQAVGMGAQLADAFASAREVFAEVDEALGQKLSVLMREGPEDQLTLTENAQPALMAVSVAAIRALKVEFGFDVATAAYVAGHSLGEYSALAAAGAISLSDTARLLKLRGQAMQRAVPVGQGAMASLIGPKTDLALAEAAAAAGAELGVCVVANDNNAGNIVISGEKAAVDRAIEKAKELGARAIPLNVSAPFHCPLMQPAADEMAAALASATILAPVVPVVANVLARPESDPEVIRRLLVEQVTGRVRWRESMEWMATPDSQDGGGVTRFVEIGSGKVLTGMAKRIAPDAECLPLNTPEELEAFAKALV; encoded by the coding sequence ATGACCCTCGCACTTCTGTTTCCGGGACAGGGCAGCCAGGCCGTCGGCATGGGCGCGCAACTGGCCGACGCCTTCGCCTCCGCCCGCGAGGTCTTCGCCGAGGTGGACGAGGCTCTGGGCCAGAAGCTGTCGGTGCTGATGCGCGAAGGCCCCGAGGACCAGCTGACCCTGACCGAGAACGCCCAGCCCGCCCTGATGGCGGTCTCCGTGGCGGCGATCCGGGCGCTGAAGGTCGAGTTCGGCTTCGACGTCGCGACGGCGGCCTATGTGGCCGGTCACTCGCTGGGCGAATATTCGGCCCTGGCGGCGGCGGGAGCGATCTCGCTGTCGGACACGGCGCGGCTGCTGAAGCTGCGCGGCCAGGCCATGCAGCGCGCGGTTCCGGTGGGGCAGGGGGCCATGGCCTCGCTGATCGGACCCAAGACCGACCTGGCCCTGGCCGAGGCCGCGGCGGCGGCGGGCGCCGAACTGGGCGTCTGCGTGGTCGCCAATGACAACAACGCCGGGAACATCGTCATCTCGGGCGAGAAGGCGGCCGTGGACCGGGCCATCGAAAAGGCCAAGGAACTGGGCGCGCGGGCGATCCCGCTGAACGTCTCGGCGCCCTTCCACTGCCCCCTGATGCAGCCGGCGGCGGACGAGATGGCGGCGGCCCTGGCGTCGGCGACCATCCTGGCGCCGGTCGTGCCCGTGGTGGCCAATGTGCTGGCGCGGCCGGAAAGCGATCCTGAGGTCATTCGCCGGCTACTGGTGGAGCAGGTGACCGGCCGGGTGCGCTGGCGCGAGAGCATGGAGTGGATGGCGACCCCAGATTCGCAAGACGGGGGCGGCGTGACCCGCTTCGTCGAGATCGGCTCGGGCAAGGTGCTGACCGGCATGGCCAAACGGATTGCGCCGGACGCCGAGTGCCTGCCGCTGAACACGC
- a CDS encoding class I SAM-dependent RNA methyltransferase, with translation MQTFTISRVGGQGDGVAETPQGPVFAGLTLPGETVRGEVVDGRLEQVEIMTPSPDRIAPVSPQYGDCGGCSLQHWADKPYLEWKREQVRLALAREGIETEVEATVASPAGTRRRAALHARRTQDGRVVLGFKARRSWRLVEVRECPVADPRIIRAIPALTEVAAAFLEHPKSAPTLHVTWTLSGLDVDVTGVERRSGGGLSADAQMRAIAAAHRADLARLSLAGDTLVMARQPKIGFGPATVPLPAGGFLQAVPQAEAAMVERAVAAVKGARKIADLFCGAGTFTFPLATVAPVIAADASKAGIEALKAGVGSAKGMKAITAEARDLFRRPLTPYDLKGCDAIVFDPPRAGAIDQTAQIAGTKAGVVVGVSCNPQTFARDARVLIDAGFRLERVTPVDQFLWSAHVELVSVFKR, from the coding sequence ATGCAGACCTTTACGATCAGCCGCGTCGGCGGACAGGGCGACGGCGTCGCCGAGACGCCGCAGGGGCCGGTCTTCGCCGGCCTGACCCTTCCGGGGGAGACGGTGCGGGGCGAGGTCGTGGACGGGCGGCTGGAGCAGGTCGAGATCATGACCCCCAGTCCGGACCGGATCGCGCCGGTGTCGCCCCAGTACGGCGACTGCGGCGGGTGTTCGCTGCAACACTGGGCGGACAAGCCTTATCTGGAGTGGAAGCGCGAGCAGGTGCGGCTGGCCCTGGCGCGCGAGGGAATCGAGACCGAGGTCGAGGCGACGGTGGCGAGCCCGGCCGGGACGCGGCGGCGCGCAGCCCTGCACGCACGCCGGACCCAGGACGGCCGGGTGGTTCTGGGCTTCAAGGCGCGGCGGTCGTGGCGTCTGGTCGAGGTGCGGGAGTGCCCGGTGGCCGATCCCCGGATCATCCGCGCCATACCGGCCCTGACCGAGGTGGCGGCGGCCTTTCTGGAGCATCCCAAGTCGGCGCCGACCCTGCACGTGACCTGGACCCTGTCGGGGCTGGACGTGGATGTGACGGGCGTCGAGCGGCGCTCGGGCGGCGGGCTGTCGGCCGACGCCCAGATGCGGGCCATTGCGGCGGCGCACCGGGCGGATCTGGCGCGGCTGAGCCTGGCCGGCGACACCCTGGTGATGGCGCGCCAGCCGAAGATCGGCTTCGGCCCCGCCACCGTGCCCCTGCCGGCGGGGGGCTTCCTGCAGGCCGTGCCCCAGGCCGAGGCGGCCATGGTCGAGCGGGCCGTGGCGGCGGTGAAGGGGGCCAGGAAGATCGCCGACCTGTTCTGCGGCGCCGGGACCTTCACCTTCCCGCTGGCGACGGTGGCGCCGGTGATCGCAGCCGATGCGTCCAAGGCGGGGATCGAGGCGCTGAAGGCGGGCGTGGGCTCGGCCAAGGGGATGAAGGCGATCACGGCCGAGGCGCGCGACCTGTTCCGGCGGCCCCTGACCCCCTATGACCTGAAGGGGTGCGACGCCATCGTGTTCGACCCGCCGCGCGCCGGGGCCATCGACCAGACGGCCCAGATCGCCGGGACCAAGGCCGGGGTGGTGGTCGGGGTGTCGTGCAACCCCCAGACCTTTGCGCGGGATGCGCGGGTGCTGATCGACGCCGGGTTCCGGCTGGAGCGGGTCACGCCGGTGGACCAGTTCCTGTGGTCGGCCCATGTCGAACTGGTCAGTGTTTTCAAGCGGTAG
- a CDS encoding cytochrome b/b6 domain-containing protein — protein MTAAHRYSAVAVTLHWVIAVCILSMIPMGWWMTAAIEQPDSQALAYRVFQIHKSIGFLILALTVVRIVWRLTHRGPALPRGMKRWEAFAAHTTHVAFYTLMLALPLTGWLYVSAGWAVSQDRALEVATSWFGLFPIPHLPGVAELAAGVKRALAFQAMGAHAAMAWGAVILVALHVGAALKHQLVDRDGVLSHMVPFLKPGLKAEHEPSVSAPSSPWAERGVGVALIAVVAVAGAVAARPYAMPGLEMTRTEAPAPVSAPASGPVSAEAPVTPGTAAAWTIDSAASSIAFGGTHAGAAFKGRFERWEGQVWFDPTDLAGSKAVITVQTASARTGDPTQEGSLQGAEWFDPSRYPTARFETTGFRALGGDRYEATGRLRVRTTTVPVVLPFTFREAGGVAAVDGRLELDRTALDMGMESDATGDWVSKMIGVQIKVTARRAE, from the coding sequence ATGACCGCCGCCCATCGTTATTCCGCCGTCGCCGTCACCCTGCACTGGGTAATCGCCGTCTGCATCCTGTCGATGATTCCGATGGGGTGGTGGATGACTGCGGCCATCGAACAGCCCGACAGCCAGGCCCTGGCCTATCGGGTGTTTCAGATCCACAAGTCGATCGGTTTCCTGATCCTGGCCCTGACCGTGGTGCGGATCGTCTGGCGGCTGACGCACCGGGGGCCGGCCCTGCCGCGCGGGATGAAGCGGTGGGAGGCCTTCGCCGCCCACACGACCCATGTGGCCTTTTACACCCTGATGCTGGCCCTGCCGCTGACGGGGTGGCTGTATGTCTCGGCCGGCTGGGCCGTGTCGCAGGACCGGGCGCTGGAGGTGGCGACCAGCTGGTTCGGCCTGTTTCCCATCCCGCACCTGCCGGGCGTGGCCGAACTGGCGGCGGGCGTGAAACGGGCCCTGGCGTTCCAGGCCATGGGGGCGCATGCGGCGATGGCCTGGGGCGCGGTCATCCTGGTCGCCCTGCATGTCGGGGCGGCGCTGAAGCATCAGCTCGTGGATCGCGACGGCGTGCTGTCGCACATGGTCCCGTTTCTCAAGCCTGGCCTGAAGGCGGAACACGAGCCGTCGGTTTCGGCGCCGTCCTCCCCCTGGGCCGAGCGGGGCGTGGGCGTGGCCCTGATCGCCGTCGTAGCCGTTGCGGGCGCGGTGGCGGCGCGGCCCTACGCCATGCCCGGTCTGGAGATGACCCGGACGGAGGCGCCCGCTCCGGTCTCGGCGCCGGCGTCAGGCCCGGTCTCGGCGGAGGCGCCGGTCACGCCGGGGACGGCCGCCGCCTGGACCATCGACTCCGCCGCCTCGAGCATCGCCTTCGGCGGAACCCATGCGGGCGCGGCCTTCAAGGGGCGGTTCGAACGCTGGGAGGGCCAGGTCTGGTTCGATCCGACGGATCTGGCGGGATCCAAGGCCGTCATCACGGTGCAGACGGCGTCGGCCCGGACCGGCGACCCGACGCAGGAGGGCTCGCTGCAAGGCGCCGAATGGTTCGATCCGAGCCGGTATCCGACCGCCCGGTTCGAGACCACGGGCTTCCGCGCCCTGGGCGGCGACCGCTATGAGGCGACGGGCAGGCTGCGGGTCAGGACGACCACCGTGCCGGTCGTCCTGCCCTTCACTTTCCGAGAAGCCGGCGGCGTCGCCGCGGTGGACGGCCGGCTGGAGCTGGACCGCACGGCGCTGGACATGGGCATGGAGTCGGACGCGACCGGGGACTGGGTGTCGAAGATGATCGGCGTCCAGATCAAGGTCACGGCGCGACGGGCGGAGTAG
- a CDS encoding YceI family protein, protein MTIRHLAALSLLALLAACNRPGEAPVTAPAAEAEAAVALKAPAGVYALDPTHATLQWSVLHNTISNYTARFDKLEATLTLDPANLGNSRITATIDPTSVDAAYPADYEASHAGTGFHSWNDDMANNAKFLNAKAFPTIRFVSTSVEQTGAHTAKVTGDLTFLGQTRPVTLDATFNGEIERHPFAQVPAVGFAAEGRFKRSDFGMAVGPVGDEVTIRFDGEFIQQAAPAAPAN, encoded by the coding sequence ATGACGATCAGACATCTGGCGGCCCTGTCCCTTTTGGCCCTGCTGGCCGCCTGCAACCGTCCGGGCGAGGCGCCGGTCACGGCGCCTGCCGCCGAGGCCGAAGCCGCCGTGGCGCTGAAGGCGCCCGCCGGCGTCTATGCGCTGGATCCGACCCATGCGACGCTGCAATGGTCGGTGCTGCACAACACCATCTCGAACTACACCGCACGTTTCGACAAGCTTGAGGCGACGCTGACGCTGGATCCGGCCAATCTCGGGAACTCCCGGATCACGGCGACCATCGATCCGACCTCGGTCGACGCCGCCTATCCCGCCGACTACGAGGCCTCGCACGCGGGAACCGGTTTCCACAGCTGGAACGATGACATGGCGAATAACGCCAAGTTCCTGAACGCCAAGGCCTTCCCAACGATCAGATTCGTATCGACCTCGGTCGAACAGACCGGGGCGCACACGGCCAAGGTGACGGGCGACCTGACCTTCCTGGGCCAGACCCGTCCGGTGACGCTGGACGCGACCTTCAACGGCGAGATCGAACGGCATCCGTTCGCCCAGGTCCCGGCCGTCGGTTTCGCCGCCGAGGGGCGTTTCAAGCGCAGCGACTTCGGCATGGCCGTGGGCCCGGTCGGCGACGAGGTGACGATCCGTTTCGACGGCGAGTTCATCCAGCAGGCCGCCCCGGCCGCGCCGGCGAACTGA
- a CDS encoding glycine zipper 2TM domain-containing protein — protein MRLSTKSLAAVAAFTLGAVAAPMAASAQSYGYSQNYGTGAYAPSYAYGNGYQQRQYDPCARERQGRTGAGAVVGGGAGAVIGSQLAARGRRTEGSILGGVLGAVIGSQVGRSSSDACRSYQSSYGQQGYYNQNGYAQNGYSQPSYYDDRYSGDQGYRYDDYDRRGDYVQDRGYYDDRSRPVDSYQNSDGCRLAESQIRLPDGRTDTRYVRTCPDQYGRYRVVD, from the coding sequence ATGCGTCTCTCCACCAAGTCCCTCGCCGCCGTCGCGGCCTTCACCCTCGGCGCCGTCGCCGCGCCCATGGCCGCCTCGGCCCAGAGTTACGGCTACAGCCAGAACTACGGCACGGGCGCCTACGCTCCCTCATACGCCTACGGCAATGGCTACCAGCAACGGCAATACGACCCCTGCGCCCGTGAGCGTCAGGGCCGCACGGGCGCCGGAGCCGTCGTCGGCGGCGGCGCTGGCGCGGTCATCGGTTCGCAGCTGGCCGCGCGCGGCCGCCGTACCGAGGGCAGCATCCTGGGCGGGGTTCTGGGCGCCGTGATCGGGTCTCAGGTCGGCCGCTCCAGCTCCGACGCCTGCCGCTCGTACCAGAGCAGCTACGGTCAGCAGGGCTACTACAACCAGAACGGCTATGCCCAGAACGGCTACAGCCAGCCGAGCTATTACGACGACCGCTACAGCGGCGATCAGGGCTATCGCTACGACGATTATGACCGTCGCGGCGACTATGTCCAGGATCGCGGCTACTACGACGACCGGTCGCGCCCGGTCGATTCCTATCAGAATTCAGATGGATGCCGTCTGGCCGAAAGCCAGATCCGTCTGCCCGATGGTCGCACGGACACCCGTTACGTCCGCACCTGCCCCGACCAGTACGGCCGCTATCGCGTCGTCGATTAA